The Chiloscyllium plagiosum isolate BGI_BamShark_2017 unplaced genomic scaffold, ASM401019v2 scaf_8314, whole genome shotgun sequence genome includes a window with the following:
- the LOC122547830 gene encoding zona pellucida sperm-binding protein 3-like, with protein MVELFGIMSDFVMRGLFPVLMLVGAVCCSDTWQQFLNQRFPWGIERASPVPERVPSHGGSRFPVSEGVSLSPLQTVMVQCGEHNLLVKAQLDLFGTGHLIKAADLTLGTVGCQLTRVYPENHTVLFDYGLHECGSRLQITGDFLIYTTHLTHTPNYPGSVIVRTNGAVVPIECRYLRKGNVSSNPINPTWIPFSSTRSGEGHLSFCLLDSIAEDSFSTFVLPGDGRELDKLRFDLDAFRFYGDEHSLIFITCHLKVAAVDQGDSRNKACTFQKLQNIWTPLEESDSDICACCHVGNCGSTREILFPSRGRRDLGPEAENEAGFKWEGEASLGPLIILDTRVTNLATEPLPEVEVRIQERSPGVELVVLVTLTVTVVCLISASLLALVLYRKHKRTPINL; from the exons ATGGTTGAGTTGTTTGGGATCATGAGTGATTTTGTAATGAGGGGTTTGTTCCCTGTGTTAATGTTAGTTGGAGCTGTCTGTTGCTCTGACACATGGCAGCAATTTTTGAACCAGAGGTTTCCATGGGGAATTGAGAGAGCCAGCCCTGTTCCTGAGAGAGTCCCTTCTCATGGGGGTTCTAGGTTcccagtgtctgagggtgtgagTTTGTCCCCACTACAGACTGTGATGGTGCAGTGTGGAGAGCACAACCTGCTGGTCAAGGCCCAGCTGGATTTATTTGGAACTGGGCACCTGATTAAAGCTGCTGACCTGACCCTGGGGACAGTAGGTTGTCAGCTAACCAGGGTCTACCCTGAGAACCACACTGTCCTCTTTGATTATGGGCTGCATGAGTGTGGCAGCAGATTGCAG ATCACTGGGGATTTCCTGATCTACACCACCCACCTGACCCACACCCCAAACTATCCTGGATCTGTCATTGTGAGAACCAATGGGGCTGTTGTTCCCATTGAGTGTCGTTATTTGAG GAAGGGCAATGTGAGCAGTAACCCCATCAATCCCACCTGGATCCCATTCAGCTCCACCAGGTCTGGAGAAGGCCATCTGTCATT TTGCCTCCTGGACAGCATAGCTGAGGACTCCTTTTCAACCTTTGTGTTGCCGGGAGACGGGCGGGAGCTTGACAAGCTCAGGTTTGACCTGGATGCGTTTCGTTTCTATGGTGATGAGCATTCCTTG ATTTTCATCACCTGTCACCTGAAAGTTGCTGCAGTGGATCAGGGAGATTCCAGGAACAAAGCTTGTACTTTCCAGAAGCTGCAGAATAT CTGGACCCCATTGGAGGAATCTGACAGTGACATTTGTGCCTGTTGCCATGTGGGGAACTGTGGGAGCACAAGGGAGATCCTGTTCCCCTCCAGAGGAAGGAGAGACCTTGGTCCTGAAGCTG AGAATGAAGCTGGATTCAAGTGGGAAGGGGAGGCCTCACTTGGCCCCCTGATCATCCTGGATACTAGGGTGACCAACTTGGCAACTGAGCCCCTGCCTGAGGTTGAAGTAAGGATACAGGAGAGGTCTCCAG GTGTGGAGTTGGTTGTGTTGGTGACCCTGACTGTGACAGTGGTCTGTCTGATCTCTGCTTCATTGCTGGCCTTGGTCCTGTACAGGAAACACAAGCGAACACCCATCAACCTGTGA